The Pseudoalteromonas rubra DNA segment GGCATATGCGTGGTGCGGTGAATGGGATCTTCACCATTTTATTTAGGGGTCAGTGGAACAGTGATTTCGTTACGCTGGTTGGCAAAGATACGGAACTGGTTAGCTTGCTGGCTAATTTCACTAAACAAAGCTGGATGGTGGGCTCGGACGCAGAATTCTTGATAATTAATGCGGGCAGAGAACTTGCCAGACTTAAAAACTATCAGGGTACGCCTATCCAGAGCGCGGTTGATACGGCCTTGAAAGCGCTATTTTCTACTTATCAGAGCTATGGCTATGGGGACGGGATCTGGCTTGGGGCCGCTGATGTTGCGACTTACTACGCGGATTGTAATGATTTTGGGATCTGTGGGTTTAAAGAGGAGCTGACCAACAAGGCCTTGTCACAGACCTATCAGTGCAGCAGCACAATCCGCATTCGTTCGCAAGATATGACCCAGGCACAACATCTGTCAGCATGTGACACCATGGCGGCGGAAGAAACTCGCTTCCATACCATGCTGGAAACCAATCAAACACCAGTTGCTGATGACAACAATACGATGCTGCAGGTCAATATTTTCAACAGCAGCAGTGACTACAAAAAGTATGCAGGACCAATTTTTGGTATTAGCACAGATAACGGCGGTATGTATCTGGAAGGCGATCCGAGTGTGATTGGCAACCAGGCTAACTTCATTGCCTATGAAGCCAGTTATGCCAAGGCTGATCATTATGTCTGGAATCTGGAGCACGAATACGTGCATTACCTGGATGGCCGTTTTGACTTGTATGGTGACTTTAACGCGCCGACTGAGGCAATTGTGTGGTGGAGCGAAGGGGTTGCAGAGTATGTGGCAAACCTGAACGATAATCAGCGCGCCATAGATACGATTAAAGACGGTAGCACCTATCAGTTAGGCGAAGTATTTGAAACCACTTATGATGGTTTTGACCAGGATCGTATCTATCGCTGGGGCTATCTGGCGGTACGCTTCATGATTGAAACACATAAAGATGAAGTTAATGCAATGCTGGGGGAGACGCGGGTTGGCAACTGGAGCGCCTATAAAACGCGTATGAATAAGTGGGCTGCACAGTACAGCAACGAGTTTACTCAGTGGACCCAGCAACTGGCCGGGGACACCAATCAGGCACCAACTGCCGTGATCAATGGGCCTTATCAGGGCACTGCTGGTTCATCGGTCAGCTTCAGCAGTCAGGGCAGTTCAGATCCTGAAGGTCAAAGCCTGAGCTATCTGTGGCAGTTTGGCGATGGCGCGCAGAGCACCCAGGCCAGCCCCGCACATACTTACGGGGATGCCGGAAATTACACGGTGACATTGAAAGTAACCGACAGTGAGGGATTGGCACATCAAGTCACCACTCAGGCCGTGATTGAAGCAGATCAGGGGATCACTGAGCTGCAAAATGGTCAGGCAGTACGAGTCGCTGGCGCTCAGGACGAACTGAAGTACTTTAAAGTCCAACTGCCGGCCGGGGCAACTGATCTGACGGTCAGCACTAGTGATGGCACGGGGGACGTTGATTTATACCTGCGCCATGGTCAGCAACCCACGCTGGACACCTACGATTGTCGACCTTATGTAGGTGGTAACGCTGAGCGATGCGATGTTGCGACACCTCAGGCCGGAGAGTATTACATAATGCTCAGAGGCTATAACGCCTACGCGGATGTGAACTTGGTTGCAAGCTATACAGCACCGGTTG contains these protein-coding regions:
- a CDS encoding collagenase, giving the protein MKIKAIIAALPLLCASVEAAQQHVERHFKPLSVADLQLAHGDEGHNHAAQDNAPTAARDTALHSHLPVMMQMASEQVDLASGCDLTAFANASASTIVAQITGQGATCVNDLFSAPSATQVATFTSAKMLAAAQQATTLSGSYSGTGSSELEALFLFIRAGFYVEFYNDSVSFDPTVQSTVRSALDAFVNNRHFYDNNDAHGEVLSEVMTTMDSAELQHVYLPVVKAWLSRWSESYATSWHMRGAVNGIFTILFRGQWNSDFVTLVGKDTELVSLLANFTKQSWMVGSDAEFLIINAGRELARLKNYQGTPIQSAVDTALKALFSTYQSYGYGDGIWLGAADVATYYADCNDFGICGFKEELTNKALSQTYQCSSTIRIRSQDMTQAQHLSACDTMAAEETRFHTMLETNQTPVADDNNTMLQVNIFNSSSDYKKYAGPIFGISTDNGGMYLEGDPSVIGNQANFIAYEASYAKADHYVWNLEHEYVHYLDGRFDLYGDFNAPTEAIVWWSEGVAEYVANLNDNQRAIDTIKDGSTYQLGEVFETTYDGFDQDRIYRWGYLAVRFMIETHKDEVNAMLGETRVGNWSAYKTRMNKWAAQYSNEFTQWTQQLAGDTNQAPTAVINGPYQGTAGSSVSFSSQGSSDPEGQSLSYLWQFGDGAQSTQASPAHTYGDAGNYTVTLKVTDSEGLAHQVTTQAVIEADQGITELQNGQAVRVAGAQDELKYFKVQLPAGATDLTVSTSDGTGDVDLYLRHGQQPTLDTYDCRPYVGGNAERCDVATPQAGEYYIMLRGYNAYADVNLVASYTAPVAGLPDTCVDQGSVSGGRLSADQAVCLSDQDPMWFSLENVSGQQSIRIETAHGNGDLTLEYSNQGWPDGSNVDARSERAGNGECINLSGQSQYWGYLKVSGAPSGATIQVTYNDGWCN